One region of Trinickia violacea genomic DNA includes:
- a CDS encoding phosphoglycerate kinase: protein MSQVLRLSDLISEGKLSGKRVFIRADLNVPQDDDGNITEDTRIRASVPAIQAALDAGAAVMVTSHLGRPTEGEFKPEDSLAPVAKRLAELLGRDVPLVANWVENGVNVAPGSVVLLENCRVNKGEKKNSDELAQKMAKLCDVYVNDAFGTAHRAEATTHGIAKYAPIACAGPLLAAELDALGKALGNPKRPLVAIVAGSKVSTKLTILKSLAEKVDQLIVGGGIANTFMLAAGLKIGKSLAERDLVDEAKAIIEAARARGASVPIPSDVVTAKEFAPTAAAVTKPVSQIEDDDMILDIGPETAKALATQLGSAGTIVWNGPVGVFEFDQFGNGTKTLAEAIAKSPAFSIAGGGDTLAAIAKYGIHDKVSYISTGGGAFLEFLEGKKLPAVEVLEARA from the coding sequence AAGACACCCGCATCCGCGCCTCGGTGCCGGCCATCCAGGCCGCGCTCGACGCCGGCGCCGCCGTGATGGTCACCTCCCACCTCGGCCGCCCGACCGAGGGCGAATTCAAGCCGGAAGATTCGCTCGCGCCGGTCGCGAAGCGCCTGGCCGAGCTGCTCGGCCGCGACGTGCCGCTGGTCGCGAATTGGGTCGAGAACGGCGTGAACGTCGCGCCGGGCTCGGTCGTGCTGCTCGAAAACTGCCGCGTGAACAAGGGCGAGAAGAAGAATTCCGACGAGCTTGCGCAGAAAATGGCGAAGCTCTGCGACGTCTACGTCAACGATGCGTTCGGCACCGCGCACCGCGCCGAGGCCACCACGCACGGCATCGCGAAGTACGCGCCGATTGCTTGCGCCGGCCCGCTGCTCGCGGCCGAGCTCGACGCGCTCGGCAAGGCGCTCGGCAACCCGAAGCGCCCGCTCGTGGCGATCGTCGCGGGCTCGAAGGTGTCGACCAAGCTCACGATCCTCAAATCGCTGGCCGAGAAGGTCGATCAGCTGATCGTCGGCGGCGGCATCGCGAACACGTTCATGCTCGCGGCCGGCCTCAAGATCGGCAAGTCGCTGGCGGAAAGGGATCTGGTCGACGAAGCGAAGGCGATCATCGAAGCGGCCCGCGCGCGCGGCGCGTCGGTGCCGATCCCGAGCGACGTCGTCACCGCGAAGGAATTCGCGCCGACGGCCGCCGCCGTGACCAAGCCCGTGAGCCAGATCGAAGACGACGACATGATCCTCGACATCGGGCCGGAGACCGCCAAGGCGCTCGCCACCCAGCTCGGCAGCGCGGGCACCATCGTCTGGAACGGCCCGGTCGGCGTGTTCGAGTTCGACCAGTTCGGCAACGGCACGAAGACGCTCGCCGAGGCGATCGCGAAGTCGCCCGCGTTCTCGATCGCCGGCGGCGGCGATACGCTCGCGGCGATCGCGAAGTACGGCATCCACGACAAGGTCAGCTATATCTCCACGGGCGGCGGCGCGTTCCTCGAGTTCCTCGAGGGCAAGAAGCTGCCCGCGGTCGAAGTGCTCGAAGCGCGGGCCTGA
- the pyk gene encoding pyruvate kinase gives MHRATKIVATIGPASSTPEILLQMIQAGADVVRLNFSHGTADDHRQRAEFVREAARIAGREVGIMADLQGPKIRVGKFENGKTTLVPGHPFILDAACELGNDDRVGLDYKDLPRDLKAGDVLLLNDGLIVLTVERVIGEEIHTIVKVGGELSNNKGINRQGGGLTAPALTAKDMEDIKTAMSIGVEFIAVSFPKNATDMEMARQLSNIAGMPYGIKPKMIAKIERAEAIPVLQGILDASDGIMVARGDLAVEVGNAAVPALQKRMIRMARDSNKFVITATQMMESMIHAPVPTRAEVSDVANAVLDGTDAVMLSAESAAGKYPVQTIETMAAICVEAEKSEHVELDKDFLDRTFTRIDQSIAMGALFTAYHLGAKAIVALTESGSTALWMSRHWTHVPIFALTPRINSQRAMALYRNVTPLPVESNNDRDAALQRALEVVVSKGHASRGDMVVLTVGEPMGQAGGTNTLKIVRVGEAF, from the coding sequence ATGCATCGCGCCACCAAGATTGTCGCCACCATCGGCCCGGCATCCAGCACGCCGGAAATTCTGCTGCAGATGATTCAAGCCGGGGCCGACGTGGTGCGGCTCAATTTCTCGCACGGCACGGCCGACGATCACCGCCAGCGCGCCGAATTCGTGCGCGAGGCGGCGCGCATCGCGGGCCGCGAGGTCGGCATCATGGCGGACCTGCAGGGGCCGAAGATCCGTGTCGGCAAGTTCGAAAACGGCAAGACCACCCTCGTTCCGGGCCACCCGTTCATCCTCGACGCCGCCTGCGAGCTCGGCAACGACGATCGCGTCGGCCTCGACTACAAGGATCTGCCGCGCGACCTGAAGGCGGGCGACGTCCTGCTCCTGAACGACGGCCTCATCGTGCTGACGGTCGAGCGCGTGATCGGTGAAGAGATCCACACGATCGTGAAGGTCGGCGGCGAGCTGTCGAACAACAAGGGCATCAACCGCCAGGGCGGCGGCCTGACCGCGCCGGCCCTGACCGCGAAGGACATGGAGGACATCAAGACGGCGATGTCGATCGGCGTCGAGTTCATCGCGGTGTCGTTCCCGAAGAACGCGACCGACATGGAGATGGCGCGCCAGCTTTCGAACATCGCGGGCATGCCGTATGGCATCAAGCCGAAGATGATCGCGAAGATCGAGCGCGCCGAGGCGATTCCGGTGCTGCAGGGCATTCTCGACGCGTCGGACGGCATCATGGTCGCGCGCGGCGATTTGGCGGTCGAAGTCGGCAACGCGGCGGTGCCCGCGCTGCAAAAGCGCATGATCCGCATGGCGCGCGATTCGAACAAGTTCGTGATCACCGCGACCCAGATGATGGAATCCATGATCCACGCGCCGGTGCCGACGCGCGCCGAAGTGTCGGACGTCGCCAACGCCGTGCTCGACGGCACCGATGCGGTGATGCTGTCGGCCGAATCGGCCGCGGGCAAATACCCGGTGCAGACGATCGAGACGATGGCCGCGATCTGTGTCGAGGCCGAGAAGTCGGAACACGTCGAGCTCGATAAGGATTTCCTCGACCGCACCTTCACCCGCATCGACCAATCGATCGCGATGGGCGCGCTCTTCACCGCGTACCACCTCGGTGCGAAGGCGATCGTCGCGCTCACGGAATCGGGCTCGACCGCGCTGTGGATGTCGCGTCACTGGACTCACGTGCCGATCTTCGCGCTCACGCCGCGCATCAACAGCCAGCGCGCGATGGCGCTCTACCGCAACGTGACGCCGCTGCCCGTCGAGTCGAACAACGACCGCGACGCGGCGCTGCAGCGCGCGCTCGAAGTGGTGGTGTCGAAGGGCCACGCGTCGCGCGGCGACATGGTCGTGCTGACCGTCGGTGAGCCGATGGGGCAGGCCGGCGGTACGAACACGCTGAAGATCGTGCGCGTCGGCGAGGCGTTCTGA